Proteins encoded by one window of Patescibacteria group bacterium:
- a CDS encoding putative glycoside hydrolase codes for MIFFKKLKIKILLLIGILLMPFFVFYPVKLSQAQTYPALANYFLKWQVTNQDAYELAKWDVIILGAQTQYFNPEVFKIIRSKNPQAKILAYMPVQELNLTDQDLSSEISLGAFYQEVNQNNWWLYDPQGQHVTFWPGTWMINVTAQTRQNSQGQKWSDWLAGYVEQEIMATDYWDGVFFDNCFDGVQWLNQGNLDINNDGQKDNTSWLNNEWRQAMQNLLSQTRQKIGSDKIIMINSSNYYSQYINGRLLEGFPYGYNNTWENMLREYEYALENNQYQPVLIVNNGNTNNVGDLNNYQRMRYSLASTLLSDGYFSFDYGDQKHEQTWWYDEYNVFLDQPISKAYNINNEADTTLQPAVWRRDFKKGVVLVNSTDQKQKISLGEELEKIRGTQDLQINNGLRVYNTEIGPQDGLVLLRPIHEIIGQTFTNGSFARVFNFQGQQSRSSFFSYQSDFKGGTQVMLKDLDADGQVERLVAENNLIKIFDQDLNLINQFYPYGQNYTGQASFTAGDINGDGLDEIITGTAPGGGPHVRIFNHQGELINPGFFAYAENFRGGVNVATGDVDGDGLEEIITGVGYGGGPHIRIFNQNGTLESHFFAYAENFRGGVNLACGDINGDGLDEIITGAGPGGGPQIRIFDKQGNVKSQFFAYDENQRQGVKVIVDDLDEDGQAEIMAMSDNVFTTVMFKD; via the coding sequence ATGATATTTTTTAAAAAATTAAAAATTAAAATTTTGTTACTGATCGGCATTTTGTTAATGCCGTTTTTTGTGTTTTATCCAGTTAAATTAAGTCAGGCTCAAACTTATCCAGCTTTAGCCAACTATTTTTTAAAATGGCAAGTCACCAATCAAGATGCGTACGAACTCGCCAAATGGGATGTGATTATTTTAGGTGCACAAACTCAATATTTTAATCCTGAAGTTTTTAAAATTATTAGATCAAAAAATCCTCAAGCTAAAATTTTAGCTTATATGCCAGTCCAAGAGTTAAATTTAACTGACCAGGATTTAAGCTCAGAAATTTCTTTGGGCGCTTTTTATCAAGAAGTTAATCAAAATAATTGGTGGCTATATGATCCGCAGGGTCAGCATGTGACTTTTTGGCCTGGGACTTGGATGATTAACGTAACCGCTCAAACTCGTCAAAATTCACAAGGTCAAAAATGGTCTGATTGGTTGGCCGGATATGTTGAACAAGAAATTATGGCCACCGACTATTGGGATGGAGTTTTTTTTGATAATTGTTTTGATGGTGTTCAATGGTTAAATCAAGGCAATTTAGATATAAATAATGACGGACAAAAAGATAATACCAGTTGGTTAAATAATGAATGGCGTCAGGCGATGCAGAATTTATTAAGTCAAACTCGGCAAAAAATTGGCTCAGATAAAATTATAATGATTAATAGTAGCAATTATTATTCACAATATATTAACGGACGTTTGTTAGAGGGTTTTCCTTATGGCTATAATAATACTTGGGAGAATATGCTAAGAGAATATGAATATGCTTTGGAAAATAATCAATATCAGCCAGTTTTAATAGTTAACAACGGTAATACTAACAATGTTGGCGATTTAAATAATTATCAAAGAATGCGTTATAGTTTAGCTAGTACCTTGTTAAGCGATGGTTATTTTAGTTTTGACTATGGTGATCAAAAACACGAGCAAACCTGGTGGTATGACGAATATAATGTTTTTCTTGATCAACCAATTTCTAAGGCATATAATATAAATAACGAAGCAGATACAACTTTACAACCAGCAGTTTGGCGACGAGATTTTAAAAAAGGCGTAGTTTTGGTTAATTCAACCGATCAAAAACAAAAAATTAGTTTAGGTGAAGAGTTGGAAAAAATTCGAGGTACTCAAGATTTACAAATTAACAATGGTTTACGAGTTTATAATACCGAAATTGGCCCACAAGACGGTTTAGTTTTATTACGACCGATTCATGAAATTATCGGTCAAACTTTTACCAATGGATCGTTTGCGCGGGTTTTTAATTTTCAAGGTCAACAAAGTCGTAGTAGTTTTTTCAGTTATCAAAGTGATTTTAAGGGTGGCACACAAGTGATGCTTAAAGATTTAGATGCTGATGGACAAGTTGAAAGATTAGTGGCTGAAAACAATTTAATTAAAATTTTCGATCAAGATTTAAATTTAATCAATCAATTTTATCCTTATGGTCAAAATTACACCGGTCAGGCGAGTTTTACGGCCGGCGATATAAATGGCGATGGTTTGGACGAAATTATTACTGGAACGGCACCTGGCGGTGGTCCGCATGTGCGGATTTTTAATCATCAGGGAGAATTAATTAATCCAGGTTTTTTCGCCTACGCCGAAAATTTTCGTGGGGGAGTAAATGTGGCTACCGGTGATGTGGATGGTGATGGTTTGGAAGAAATTATCACTGGCGTTGGCTATGGCGGTGGTCCGCATATTAGAATTTTTAATCAAAATGGTACTTTAGAATCACATTTTTTCGCCTACGCTGAAAATTTTCGTGGGGGAGTGAATTTAGCTTGTGGCGATATCAATGGTGATGGTTTAGATGAAATTATCACTGGCGCTGGGCCAGGTGGTGGACCACAAATACGAATATTTGATAAACAAGGCAATGTTAAATCACAATTTTTTGCTTATGATGAAAATCAACGTCAAGGAGTGAAAGTTATTGTGGACGATTTAGATGAAGATGGTCAAGCTGAAATCATGGCGATGTCAGATAATGTTTTTACCACGGTTATGTTTAAAGATTAA